Proteins found in one Salvia splendens isolate huo1 chromosome 10, SspV2, whole genome shotgun sequence genomic segment:
- the LOC121750141 gene encoding glycerophosphocholine acyltransferase 1-like: protein MASDEDITEVDDSNGGSCSCGSKDQRLNDRRKKVAQTKEMLSKQAVHTKEILSKQAIKIAKQAEEHESFINKVTHLLGVLGFGGFCFILGARPQDVRYLYCLFYVIFVPLRWIYYRYKKWHYYLLDFCYYANTIFLIMLLFYPTNEKLFMVCFSFAEGPLAWALIVWRCSLVFNSMDKIVSVFIHLLPGLVYFTIRWWDPVFFDAMHLDGDALRGSWPYAETKSYLWTWLFFVPLAAYVVWQLLYFLIVNVLRGQRLLRDPEVMTSYRELSKKAQKANNLWWRLSGLLGDQNRLFMFILLQAVFTVATTALTVPIFLSYKLHVTFQLLKVSATIWNGGNFLLEVMPRQVILKQKRKTEMGPVVVETSVKLTDGSEVTLSQ from the exons ATGGCGAGCGATGAAGATATCACGGAGGTCGATGATTCCAACGGAGGTTCATGTTCATGCGGTAGTAAGGATCAACGGTTGAATGATCGAAGAAAG AAAGTTGCTCAAACAAAGGAGATGCTGTCGAAGCAAGCAGTTCACACAAAGGAGATCTTGTCGAAGCAAGCCATCAAGATCGCTAAACAGGCTGAAGAGCATGAAAGCTTCATCAATAAG GTGACGCACTTGCTTGGTGTTCTTGGCTTCGGAGGCTTCTGCTTCATCTTGGGTGCAA GGCCACAGGATGTTCGGTATCTCTATTGTTTGTTCTATGTCATTTTTGTCCCGCTTCGATGGATTTATTACAGATACAAGAAATGGCATTATTATCTTCTT GATTTTTGCTATTATGCCAATACGATATTCTTGATCATGCTTCTGTTTTATCCCACAAATGAGAAACTTTTTATGGTTTGCTTCTCATTTGCAGAG GGACCCTTGGCATGGGCACTAATCGTTTGGCGTTGTAGCTTAGTTTTCAATTCCATGGACAAGATTGTAAGCGTCTTTATACATCTGTTGCCAG GACTAGTTTACTTCACGATCCGATGGTGGGACCCAGTGTTCTTCGATGCGATGCATctggatggggatgctcttagaggATCGTGGCCCTATGCAGAGACGAAATCATACCTCTGGACATGGCTTTTCTTTGTCCCTTTAGCCGCTTACGTTGTCTGGCAGcttctttattttctcattGTAAATGTGCTACGCGGACAGAGACTGCTGCGAGATCCAGAAGTGATGACCTCCTACAG GGAGCTGTCGAAAAAAGCACAAAAGGCAAACAACTTGTGGTGGCGGTTGAGCGGGCTGCTGGGAGATCAGAACCGGCTGTTTATGTTCATTCTGCTTCAAGCGGTATTCACTGTGGCCACAACAGCGCTTACTGTCCCGATATTCCTGTCCTACAAATTACATGTGACGTTCCAACTGCTCAAGGTATCCGCGACTATATGGAATGGGGGTAACTTTCTTCTAGAAGTGATGCCCAGACAGGTGATTCTGAAGCAGAAAAGGAAGACAGAAATGGGGCCTGTCGTGGTCGAAACTTCAGTGAAATTGACCGATGGTTCGGAGGTAACATTATCTCAGTAG